Proteins from one Hyperolius riggenbachi isolate aHypRig1 chromosome 2, aHypRig1.pri, whole genome shotgun sequence genomic window:
- the LOC137545153 gene encoding posterior protein-like, whose amino-acid sequence MELAQKYVSDHATVDVNTSANESQEQQFASLVEKCEKCNNGLQQTYFGKKVQKIKLANEISILLRMRVISEQRARDWAADRQQIRKDLDNFKDNLVVMADSSRAELQELKLEADDWKERNSELEKQIEQHKVKCASNETLIHSLNDKLTQRQELVASLKRELLHTNSVLIQKENYILSICEQKAKTCDSANVCTITDDSTCSGVQLADVSSPTVLTIQDKLHLCQILGDFDSLESPVRLSSQFEAVVCQYSLNDEDACALLRAWLPGPLATRIVLENGGCVADAGGRRQEVQRVLGSRDERGVQALASMRFMKGMDPVIFCHEYISMYRVVHNCQNISSDDGELLYSMANKCMVSHPVKLALKNAITYQQFINILRDCCEEGNEGETSNVSVAYKGTQRNIFRCYRCHRPGHIKRYCRSHKVKNRHTSNISNCVSTVSPHDHEKHENVGAFQGPDKLENGIGNHGQQAKPKQYSSFAYGANAQQGHWPNIPIYSPLARISERKSKGIYMEFG is encoded by the exons ATGGAgcttgcacagaagtatgttagcGACCATGCCACAGTTGATGTGAACACATCTGCAAATGAATCCCAGGAGCAACAGTTTGCTTCATTGGTAGAAAAATGTGAGAAATGTAATAATGGATTGCAGCAGACATATTTTGGAAAGAAAGTACAGAAGATAAAGCTTGCAAATGAAATTTCGATTTTACTTAGGATGAGGGTcatatcagagcagagagcgagaGATTGGGCTGCAGACAGACAGCAAATCAGAAAGGACCTGGATAATTTTAAGGATAATTTGGTAGTTATGGCAGATTCATCGAGAGCCGAGTTGCAGGAGTTgaaattagaggcagatgattggAAGGAAAGGAATAGTGAATTGGAGAAACAAATAGAACAGCACAAGGTCAAATGCGCCTCTAATGAAACCTTAATTCACTCACTCAATGATAAATTAACCCAGAGGCAAGAGCTGGTTGCCTCTTTAAAAAGAGAACTGTTACATACCAACTCAGTGTTGATACAGAAGGAAAATTACATATTATCAATATGTGAACAAAAAGCAAAAACTTGTGATTCTGCAAATGTCTGCACTATTACTGATGACAGTACCTGCAGTGGGGTACAACTAGCAGATGTGTCCAGCCCTACTGTGCTAACAATTCAGGACAAACTGCACTTATGTCAGATTCTGGGCGATTTTGATTCCCTAGAATCGCCTGTGAGGTTATCTAGTCAATTTGAGGCAGTGGTATGTCAGTACAGTCTAAATGATGAAGATGCATGTGCACTTTTACGGGCCTGGTTGCCGGGGCCCTTAGCCACTCGCATAGTTCTGGAAAATGGTGGTTGTGTAGCAGATGCAGGAGGTAGGAGACAGGAAGTACAGCGTGTATTGGGAAGCCGTGATGAAAGAGGCGTGCAAGCGTTGGCAAGCATGAGGTTCATGAAAGGAATGGATCCTGTAATATTTTGTCATGAGTACATTTCAATGTATAGAGTGGTCCATAATTGCCAAAATATATCATCTGATGATGGGGAGTTGCTATATTCCATGGCAAATAAGTGTATGGTAAGCCACCCAGTTAAACTTGCTCTTAAAAATGCCATCACGTATcaacaatttattaatatactgaGGGATTGTTGTGAGGAGGGCAATGAGGGAGAGACATCCAATGTATCTGTGGCATATAAAGGTACACAGAGAAACATTTTCCGATGTTACCGATGTCATAGACCTGGCCACATAAAACGATATTGCAGAAGCCACAAAGTTAAAAATAGACACACCAGCAATATCTCCAATTGTGTAAGCACCGTATCCCCTCACGATCATGAAAAACATGAGAACGTTGGTGCATTTCAGGGCCCAGATAAGCTGGAAAACGGAATCGGAAATCATGGCCAGCAAGCGAAACCTAAACAATATTCTAGTTTTGCATACGGTGCCAATGCACAGCAAGGACATTGGCCAAACATTCCAATTTATTCCCCGCTAGCCA GAATCTCTGAAAGGAAAT CCAAGGGCATCTACATGGAATTTGGTTAG